In Phaseolus vulgaris cultivar G19833 chromosome 10, P. vulgaris v2.0, whole genome shotgun sequence, a single genomic region encodes these proteins:
- the LOC137819115 gene encoding uncharacterized protein, which produces MFDFNVLKFFDINTNGVARGSPGLAVCGGIFCGNMREFIGDFSAFLDIQIASIVEFYGCIRAIEEAQEMGLTSLWVGCDFALICAAFTVRTNVPWIIRNRWNIYLNYYGKIRFRISHIFQEGIACANTLAKLGFIHREQFH; this is translated from the coding sequence ATGTTTGATTTTAATGTGCTTAAGTTCTTTGATATAAATACTAATGGTGTTGCTAGGGGTTCTCCTGGTCTTGCTGTTTGTGGTGGTATTTTTTGTGGGAATATGAGGGAGTTTATTGGTGATTTCTCTGCTTTCCTTGATATTCAGATTGCTTCgattgttgagttttatggatGTATACGTGCTATTGAAGAAGCTCAAGAGATGGGTCTTACTAGTTTATGGGTTGGATGTGATTTTGCCTTGATTTGTGCTGCATTTACtgttaggactaatgttccttgGATTATTCGTAATAGGTGGAACATTTATCTTAATTACtatgggaaaatcaggtttaggattTCTCACATTTTTCAAGAAGGGATTGCATGTGCTAACACTCTTGCTAAGTTAGGGTTTATTCATAGAGAACAATTTCATTAG